A stretch of Miscanthus floridulus cultivar M001 chromosome 13, ASM1932011v1, whole genome shotgun sequence DNA encodes these proteins:
- the LOC136500633 gene encoding NAD(P)H-quinone oxidoreductase subunit S, chloroplastic-like — translation MAPPPTSSSFLRPPPLPHHPHPRLHFRPPSASFRVSEILGGRGLCNGEVGVRKELASGSSASPTSSPAPSPSPSTETPPPPVDVDEFEKEMMGLTGGFPGGEVGLKDFVAKNPPPPRSKKSDSQLVAPQATLSAPPRTPELPLFLPGMVVLVKNPNNAYHMYCGIVQRVTDGKVAVLFEGGIWDRLITFNLDELEGREKGPPMVNPKSVVLEDLVAQLEENDDDKEDEAAKKEKEPEGAAAAA, via the coding sequence ATGGCGCCGCCGCCCACCAGCTCCTCATTCCTCCGCCCGCCACCGCTGCCACACCACCCGCACCCTCGCCTCCATTTCCGCCCTCCCTCCGCCTCCTTCCGCGTCTCCGAAATACTTGGCGGTCGGGGCCTCTGCAACGGCGAGGTCGGCGTCCGCAAAGAACTCGCCTCCGGCTCCTCCGCCTCCCCCACCTCCTCGCCCGcgccctctccttctccttcgacAGAGACTCCTCCGCCCCCGGTTGATGTGGACGAGTTCGAGAAGGAGATGATGGGGCTCACAGGCGGCTTCCCCGGCGGTGAGGTCGGCCTCAAGGACTTCGTCGCCAAGAACCCGCCGCCTCCTCGTTCCAAGAAATCAGATTCCCAGCTTGTTGCCCCCCAGGCCACGCTTTCCGCGCCGCCGCGGACGCCGGAGCTGCCGCTGTTCCTGCCGGGCATGGTGGTGCTGGTCAAGAACCCCAACAACGCCTACCACATGTACTGCGGGATCGTGCAGCGCGTCACCGACGGCAAGGTCGCGGTGCTCTTCGAGGGAGGAATCTGGGACAGGCTCATCACCTTCAATCTCGACGAGCTCGAGGGCAGGGAGAAGGGGCCGCCCATGGTGAACCCCAAGTCTGTGGTGCTAGAGGATCTTGTCGCGCAGCTTGAGGAGAACGatgatgataaggaggacgaagcggccaagaaggagaaggaacctgagggcgccgcggcggcggcatgA